From a single Rosa rugosa chromosome 7, drRosRugo1.1, whole genome shotgun sequence genomic region:
- the LOC133722427 gene encoding probable disease resistance protein At5g45490 produces MAQEMELHLKDKFLDGLDMKDKSISKIPRYNQFQEIKRLLKDMFSSSTPAIVKFPSATNFRDKLYKLNNLLTDCKMLSRKHGFNSPEELITINRIRRDLRQIKRDLQAITKDASNRDINEQRINGDSSSHDRDILRWTTRAVDATKVYGLDDEVLSMENLLLKKGSDVHQFKAIGIVGRDGIGKTTLCQLMFNKDEVKNNFNPRIWVCMARHPDDDEDEDLKLAIVKRMLRYLGVEEAIVKSICDVKPGLEGLLCALYLQLLGKRYLIVLDDARETDSWYKELDSSLTHDKKWGDSFAFGFPKGSGGRVIVTSRNEDIGNMMVGKENIHHLEPMLDTESCWAIFKDSVDEYLLPTIPSILEELKSEVKQKCGGLPLAAKMMGRAMQEEEERTRS; encoded by the coding sequence ATGGCTCAAGAAATGGAACTGCACTTGAAAGACAAGTTCCTGGACGGCCTTGATATGAAGGACAAAAGCATCTCCAAGATTCCAAGGTACAACCAATTTCAAGAGATAAAGAGATTGCTAAAAGACATGTTCAGCTCATCCACGCCTGCAATAGTCAAGTTTCCGAGTGCAACCAATTTCAGGGACAAGCTTTACAAGCTCAACAATCTTTTGACCGACTGCAAGATGCTATCAAGAAAACATGGTTTCAACTCTCCGGAGGAGCTAATTACTATTAACAGAATCCGGAGAGACTTAAGACAGATCAAGAGGGATCTCCAGGCCATTACGAAGGATGCATCAAATCGAGACATTAATGAACAACGTATTAATGGTGATTCAAGCTCACATGATAGAGACATTTTGAGATGGACTACTCGTGCAGTAGATGCAACAAAGGTTTATGGACTTGATGATGAGGTGTTGTCCATGGAAAACTTGCTTCTCAAGAAAGGAAGTGATGTTCATCAGTTCAAGGCAATAGGCATTGTAGGCAGGGATGGTATAGGAAAGACAACGCTTTGCCAACTGATGTTCAACAAAGATGAAGTGAAAAACAACTTCAATCCAAGGATCTGGGTATGCATGGCCAGACACCCGGATGACGACGAGGATGAGGATCTTAAATTAGCAATTGTCAAAAGAATGTTGAGGTACCTTGGAGTCGAAGAGGCAATAGTCAAGTCGATTTGTGATGTAAAACCTGGCCTAGAAGGACTGCTATGTGCTCTTTATCTGCAATTGTTGGGCAAGAGGTATCTAATTGTGCTTGATGATGCTAGGGAGACAGACTCATGGTATAAAGAGTTGGATTCCAGTTTGACTCATGATAAGAAATGGGGTGACAGTTTCGCATTTGGATTTCCAAAAGGCAGTGGAGGAAGAGTCATAGTTACAAGCAGAAATGAAGACATAGGAAATATGATGGTTGGGAAGGAAAATATACATCACCTTGAGCCCATGTTGGACACTGAAAGCTGCTGGGCAATATTCAAAGACTCGGTTGACGAATATCTGTTACCTACCATTCCCTCAATCTTGGAAGAACTAAAATCAGAAGTAAAACAAAAATGTGGTGGCCTTCCGTTGGCTGCAAAAATGATGGGGCGTGCAAtgcaggaggaagaagagcgTACTAGAAGCTAG
- the LOC133721775 gene encoding uncharacterized protein LOC133721775 — protein MEASLTSEKILTIEYVRETLIPRLIEHLNKAKGTLAKGYLSDNHADKDERDKLTTEMEKLRKDLIFIKQVFTGLDTFEKSTSDLFKVLQQPEHSLEQLLEPPAGTQTGFHEPLAKQFKPKLGVLGEVIIKLKLLLPSPHKLLLDRSSTFQLSSIHSGGDEHLNRLLGLHSSEVFYKSQAFKDFHDVYNSLGVTAKLCLLSFSVFPANEVLKKRRLVHWWVGEEILYPPVDGEKTVEEIADGIFEDLTVKGCIEPVKKKRRSDVQSFKMHPLIRSAVIRIAKDVEFLDFDDKGRPTTEFSRSYRACLVSGFQLKLANKKEEELEKLQTVFNVNDSYPNFSQVEWSKLKNVKVLYLGRWHSRAKHHIELVDSNFLEGLKFMTRLRFLSLRGISGIMELPDSLCKLVCLKILDLGACHSLEVLPKKISLLKKLTHLDMSECYLLDRMPKGIRSLSELEVLKGFIIGDHKENTSCTLHDLSGLQKLKKLTMNTSREDFPNEEELTVLQGFGSLQKLTIAWGGVEFLANRQNKDRKQDNVGAQPKTASTTDASGGNRNEDDANGIQNHVPKTPARSLTFKRRAILAPRIREHFEALEKLDLQCYPHMKAPTWLTPGMLKKLEKLYIRGGQLQSLGQVQESDKWTVEILRLKFLSELKMDWNDLQSAFPKLNYVEKFRCPKTTFFPCDETGVWLKPGN, from the coding sequence ATGGAGGCGTCTCTAACCTCGGAAAAAATCTTGACCATTGAGTATGTCAGAGAGACCCTCATTCCCAGACTCATCGAGCATCTCAACAAAGCCAAGGGTACGCTAGCCAAGGGTTACCTTTCCGATAACCACGCCGACAAGGATGAGAGAGACAAACTTACCACTGAAATGGAAAAGCTACGCAAAGACCTCATTTTTATCAAGCAAGTTTTCACCGGATTGGACACTTTTGAAAAAAGCACAAGTGATCTTTTCAAGGTTCTCCAGCAACCAGAACACAGCCTGGAGCAGCTTTTGGAGCCTCCTGCAGGAACGCAGACCGGCTTCCACGAGCCGCTTGCAAAGCAATTTAAGCCCAAGCTTGGAGTGCTTGGTGAGGTTATCATCAAACTGAAGCTGCTACTTCCATCACCGCACAAACTGTTGTTGGACAGGTCCAGTACTTTTCAACTGTCCAGCATTCATTCGGGTGGAGACGAGCATCTCAATCGATTGCTTGGCTTACACTCAAGTGAGGTGTTCTATAAAAGCCAGGCTTTTAAAGACTTTCATGATGTTTATAACAGTCTTGGTGTTACTGCAAAGCTCTGCTTGCTGAGTTTCTCGGTGTTTCCGGCGAATGAGGTTCTAAAGAAGAGGCGTTTGGTACATTGGTGGGTTGGAGAAGAGATCCTCTACCCTCCAGTTGATGGTGAAAAGACGGTGGAGGAAATTGCTGATGGAATATTTGAAGACTTAACAGTGAAGGGCTGCATTGAACCGGTCAAGAAGAAGCGGAGATCAGACGTGCAGAGTTTTAAAATGCACCCTCTAATTCGTTCAGCGGTGATTCGGATTGCCAAAGACGTTGAGTTCTTAGATTTTGATGACAAAGGGAGACCAACTACTGAATTTTCAAGGTCTTATCGCGCGTGTTTGGTAAGTGGTTTTCAACTGAAATTGGCAAATAAAAAAGAGGAGGAATTAGAAAAACTGCAGACTGTATTCAATGTGAACGATTCTTATCCGAATTTTTCCCAAGTGGAATGGTCCAAGTTGAAGAATGTGAAGGTTCTTTATCTTGGAAGGTGGCACAGCAGGGCTAAACATCACATTGAACTAGTTGACAGCAATTTCTTGGAAGGGTTGAAATTTATGACACGTTTGAGGTTTCTCAGCCTTCGAGGAATATCGGGGATCATGGAGCTGCCTGATTCATTATGCAAGCTTGTTTGTTTGAAGATCTTGGATCTTGGAGCATGTCACAGTCTAGAGGTGCTTCCGAAAAAAATAAGCTTGCTTAAGAAGCTCACACACTTGGATATGTCCGAGTGTTACTTGCTGGATCGTATGCCTAAGGGGATCAGATCGCTCTCAGAACTCGAAGTTCTTAAGGGGTTCATAATTGGTGATCACAAGGAGAACACTTCATGTACTCTGCATGATTTGTCAGGATTGCAAAAGTTGAAAAAATTGACAATGAACACAAGCAGGGAGGATTTTCCCAACGAAGAAGAGCTAACCGTTTTACAAGGATTTGGTTCGCTTCAAAAGCTAACAATAGCATGGGGAGGAGTAGAATTTCTTGCCAACCGCCAAAATAAGGATAGGAAGCAGGACAATGTTGGAGCACAACCAAAAACAGCAAGCACAACGGATGCCAGTGGAGGTAACAGAAATGAAGATGATGCTAATGGCATTCAAAATCATGTGCCAAAAACCCCGGCAAGGTCATTAACCTTCAAGCGAAGGGCTATATTGGCTCCGAGGATTCGGGAACATTTTGAAGCACTTGAGAAACTGGACTTGCAATGCTACCCTCATATGAAAGCACCGACTTGGTTGACTCCCGGAATGCTCAAGAAGCTGGAAAAACTCTACATTAGAGGGGGACAGCTCCAAAGTCTAGGTCAAGTTCAGGAGAGTGACAAGTGGACAGTTGAGATATTGCGTTTGAAGTTCTTGAGTGAACTAAAGATGGATTGGAATGACCTCCAGTCAGCATTTCCAAAATTGAATTATGTGGAGAAATTTAGATGCCCTAAGACCACTTTCTTCCCATGCGATGAGACTGGAGTCTGGCTGAAGCCCGGAAACTGA
- the LOC133722196 gene encoding metal tolerance protein C2 — protein MEKSNSFKGSQSPWSSDFGLGATDRRLAFSRQASLHQYHDPPHTPRSINLNDSSTPFLSRSVSSIDVPPAAEENDKLFFGEGGVSAEKLTFLTIFESVFRILRSGNRYMKRLFLLISLNVAYSTAELCIGLFTGRVGLVSDAFHLTFGCGLLTFSLFAMAASRKKPDGIYTYGYKRLEVLSAFTNALFLLFMSFSLAVEALHAFIQDESEHKHYLIVSAVTNLLVNLIGVWFFRNYARINLVYRNAEDMNNHSVCLHVLADSIRSAGLILASWFLSLGVQNAEVLCFGLVAVAVFMLVMPLFRATGGILLQMAPPNVPTSALSKCWRQITAREDVSEVSQARFWEVVPGHVVGSLSVQVKKGIDDRPVLQLVHGLYHDLGIQDLTVQTDYV, from the exons ATGGAAAAGAGCAACTCCTTCAAAGGCTCCCAGAGTCCATGGAGCTCCGATTTCGGCCTGGGCGCCACCGATCGGAGGCTCGCGTTTTCCCGCCAAGCCTCGTTGCACCAATACCACGACCCCCCGCACACGCCGCGCTCCATCAATCTCAACGACTCGTCGACGCCGTTTCTGTCCCGGAGCGTCTCCAGTATCGACGTCCCGCCGGCGGCCGAAGAAAACGACAAGCTTTTTTTCGGCGAAGGAGGAGTTTCGGCCGAGAAACTAACCTTTTTGACGATATTCGAATCGGTCTTTCGGATCCTGAGGTCCGGAAATCGGTATATGAAGAGACTGTTCCTCTTGATTTCGCTCAACGTGGCTTATTCTACTGCCGAGTTGTGTATTGGACTCTTCACCGGACGTGTAG GTTTGGTGTCAGATGCATTTCATTTAACTTTTGGGTGTGGCTTGTTGACGTTTTCGCTGTTCGCAATGGCGGCTTCTCGAAAGAAGCCTGATGGAATTTACACTTACGG GTACAAGAGGCTTGAAGTTTTGTCAGCTTTTACCAATGCT CTGTTTCTTTTGTTTATGTCATTCTCGTTGGCTGTAGAAGCGCTTCACGCATTCATACAGGATGAATCTGAGCACAA GCATTACTTGATTGTTTCGGCAGTGACAAATCTACTGGTGAATCTTATTGGTGTTTGGTTCTTCAGAAATTATGCTCGTATCAATCTTG TTTACAGGAATGCCGAAGATATGAACAACCACTCAGTTTGTCTGCACGTTCTTGCAGATTCCATTCGCAG TGCAGGGTTGATACTGGCATCCTGGTTTCTGTCTCTTGG GGTTCAGAATGCAGAAGTTTTGTGTTTTGGACTAGTTGCAGTTGCAGTTTTTATGCTTGTAATGCCACTCTTTAGAGCAACTGGTGGTATTCTGCTCCAAATGGCACCACCAAACGTTCCAACTTCAGCATTGAGCAAATGCTGGCGACAG ATTACTGCCCGCGAAGATGTTTCTGAAGTTTCTCAGGCTCGGTTTTGGGAAGTTGTTCCTGGTCATGTTGTCGGCTCACTCTCAGTACAG GTCAAGAAGGGGATAGATGATCGCCCGGTTCTTCAATTGGTGCATGGGTTGTACCACGATTTGGGAATACAGGATTTGACCGTGCAAACTGACTATGTCTGA
- the LOC133721098 gene encoding nudix hydrolase 23, chloroplastic: protein MLKTIQILGSSSGLVKPQTTSCCRLSFISSISTKPFSSCSRPTNLLFPGPSARRTRFRAFSMSSAHSGSNPAAPSSSSSSSSSSTVVQSVGNARKINFCQWCGGATKHEVPDGEEKIRAICTVCDRIAYENPKMVVGCLIEHDNMVLLCKRNIQPSYGLWTLPAGYLEIGESAAEGAIRETWEEACAEVEIVSPFAQLDIPLIGQTYIIFLARLKKAQFSPGPESSECRLFALDDIPFDSLSFSSMVVTLKLYAEDVKAGKVKFHYGTINKRPGTSPSDINAYTLDHHMQS from the exons ATGCTCAAAACCATACAGATCTTGGGCTCTTCATCTGGGTTGGTCAAGCCCCAAACTACTAGTTGTTGTAGACTCTCCTTCATTTCTTCCATCTCCACCAAACCTTTCTCTTCTTGTTCAAGGCCAACCAATTTGCTATTTCCGGGGCCCTCAGCTCGCCGGACTCGTTTCAGAGCTTTCAGCATGTCCTCGGCTCATTCCGGGTCAAACCCAGCTgccccttcttcttcctcttcttcttcatcatcatcaactgTGGTTCAGTCAGTT GGCAATGCTCGTAAGATCAATTTCTGCCAGTGGTGCGGTGGTGCAACAAAGCATGAGGTACCTGATGGAGAGGAGAAAATAAGAGCTATTTGCACAGTTTGTGACAGGATTGCCTATGAGAACCCAAAAATG GTTGTGGGATGTTTGATTGAGCATGATAACATGGTTCTACTTTGCAAGAGGAACATTCAACCATCATATGGTCTCTG GACTCTTCCAGCAGGTTACCTAGAAATTGGGGAATCAGCTGCAGAAGGAGCAATAAGGGAAACCTGGGAAGAAGCATGTGCAGAAGTTGAAATTGTATCACCTTTTGCTCAGTTGGACATCCCTCTAATAGGCCAG ACTTACATAATTTTCTTAGCAAGGCTGAAGAAAGCCCAGTTTTCACCAGGTCCAGAATCATCAGAATGCCGACTGTTTGCACTTGATGATATACCTTTTGATTCTCTGTCATTCTCGTCAATGGTAGTTACTTTAAAATTG TATGCTGAAGATGTGAAGGCCGGGAAAGTTAAGTTCCACTATGGAACCATTAATAAAAG GCCCGGCACAAGTCCTTCTGACATTAATGCCTATACTTTGGATCATCATATGCAGTCCTGA
- the LOC133723606 gene encoding uncharacterized protein LOC133723606 isoform X1, translating into MNSAMKTALLNSKLNYSIYVRSALFHSTPVLDRKRRNNNWESFRNHNYSKRSRRIHAKQTLLRNVNDYADFLFQKWQNPYDLNEPSSNRGTSWFKKQYSAKGSKKKWGSNQGASSWGRRGFEFCEDYVDVETIFQSRFGGSGFFYWSFVNEDDSQRRSSSNYSNHSGRSWSWRHRNEEQYESESDDSESDERLALGLSAAGPLKLEDVKNAYRTCALKWHPDRHQGSSKAAAEEKFKHCSAAYQSLCDKLAVN; encoded by the exons atgaacagcgCGATGAAAACGGCTCTCCTAAACTCAAAACTGAACTACTCGATTTATGTGAGGAGTGCCCTGTTTCATTCAACCCCTGTGTTGGATCGTAAAAGACGCAACAACAACTGGGAATCATTT AGAAACCACAACTATTCAAAAAGGTCCAGAAGGATACATGCAAAACAAACATTATTGCGCAATGTCAATGATTATGCAGACTTCCTATTTCAG AAATGGCAGAATCCGTATGATTTGAACGAGCCATCTTCAAATAGAGGCACTTCATGGTTTAAAAAGCAATACTCAGCGAAGGGCTCCAAAAAGAAATGGGGAAGCAATCAAGGAGCCTCCAGCTGGGGCAGAA GAGGTTTCGAGTTTTGTGAAGATTATGTAGATGTAGAGACCATTTTCCAGTCCAGGTTTGGTGGGAGCGGATTCTTTTACTGGTCATTTGTTAATGAAGATGATTCACAGCGGAGAAGCTCTTCAAATTACTCTAATCACTCTGGGAGATCATGGAGTTGGAGACATCGTAATGAGGAACAATACGAATCTGAGTCTGACGATTCGGAGTCAGATGAGAGGTTAGCCCTTGGATTGAGTGCTGCAGGCCCTCTGAAACTTGAAGATGTCAAAAATGC ATATCGAACCTGTGCACTGAAATGGCATCCAGATCGTCACCAGGGCTCTTCCAAG GCTGCTGCAGAGGAAAAGTTCAAGCATTGCAGCGCAGCTTATCAATCTTTATGTGATAAATTGGCTGTGAATTGA
- the LOC133723606 gene encoding uncharacterized protein LOC133723606 isoform X2 encodes MNSAMKTALLNSKLNYSIYVRSALFHSTPVLDRKRRNNNWESFRNHNYSKRSRRIHAKQTLLRNVNDYADFLFQKWQNPYDLNEPSSNRGTSWFKKQYSAKGSKKKWGSNQGASSWGRSFEFCEDYVDVETIFQSRFGGSGFFYWSFVNEDDSQRRSSSNYSNHSGRSWSWRHRNEEQYESESDDSESDERLALGLSAAGPLKLEDVKNAYRTCALKWHPDRHQGSSKAAAEEKFKHCSAAYQSLCDKLAVN; translated from the exons atgaacagcgCGATGAAAACGGCTCTCCTAAACTCAAAACTGAACTACTCGATTTATGTGAGGAGTGCCCTGTTTCATTCAACCCCTGTGTTGGATCGTAAAAGACGCAACAACAACTGGGAATCATTT AGAAACCACAACTATTCAAAAAGGTCCAGAAGGATACATGCAAAACAAACATTATTGCGCAATGTCAATGATTATGCAGACTTCCTATTTCAG AAATGGCAGAATCCGTATGATTTGAACGAGCCATCTTCAAATAGAGGCACTTCATGGTTTAAAAAGCAATACTCAGCGAAGGGCTCCAAAAAGAAATGGGGAAGCAATCAAGGAGCCTCCAGCTGGGGCAGAA GTTTCGAGTTTTGTGAAGATTATGTAGATGTAGAGACCATTTTCCAGTCCAGGTTTGGTGGGAGCGGATTCTTTTACTGGTCATTTGTTAATGAAGATGATTCACAGCGGAGAAGCTCTTCAAATTACTCTAATCACTCTGGGAGATCATGGAGTTGGAGACATCGTAATGAGGAACAATACGAATCTGAGTCTGACGATTCGGAGTCAGATGAGAGGTTAGCCCTTGGATTGAGTGCTGCAGGCCCTCTGAAACTTGAAGATGTCAAAAATGC ATATCGAACCTGTGCACTGAAATGGCATCCAGATCGTCACCAGGGCTCTTCCAAG GCTGCTGCAGAGGAAAAGTTCAAGCATTGCAGCGCAGCTTATCAATCTTTATGTGATAAATTGGCTGTGAATTGA
- the LOC133723606 gene encoding uncharacterized protein LOC133723606 isoform X3, translated as MNSAMKTALLNSKLNYSIYVRSALFHSTPVLDRKRRNNNWESFKWQNPYDLNEPSSNRGTSWFKKQYSAKGSKKKWGSNQGASSWGRRGFEFCEDYVDVETIFQSRFGGSGFFYWSFVNEDDSQRRSSSNYSNHSGRSWSWRHRNEEQYESESDDSESDERLALGLSAAGPLKLEDVKNAYRTCALKWHPDRHQGSSKAAAEEKFKHCSAAYQSLCDKLAVN; from the exons atgaacagcgCGATGAAAACGGCTCTCCTAAACTCAAAACTGAACTACTCGATTTATGTGAGGAGTGCCCTGTTTCATTCAACCCCTGTGTTGGATCGTAAAAGACGCAACAACAACTGGGAATCATTT AAATGGCAGAATCCGTATGATTTGAACGAGCCATCTTCAAATAGAGGCACTTCATGGTTTAAAAAGCAATACTCAGCGAAGGGCTCCAAAAAGAAATGGGGAAGCAATCAAGGAGCCTCCAGCTGGGGCAGAA GAGGTTTCGAGTTTTGTGAAGATTATGTAGATGTAGAGACCATTTTCCAGTCCAGGTTTGGTGGGAGCGGATTCTTTTACTGGTCATTTGTTAATGAAGATGATTCACAGCGGAGAAGCTCTTCAAATTACTCTAATCACTCTGGGAGATCATGGAGTTGGAGACATCGTAATGAGGAACAATACGAATCTGAGTCTGACGATTCGGAGTCAGATGAGAGGTTAGCCCTTGGATTGAGTGCTGCAGGCCCTCTGAAACTTGAAGATGTCAAAAATGC ATATCGAACCTGTGCACTGAAATGGCATCCAGATCGTCACCAGGGCTCTTCCAAG GCTGCTGCAGAGGAAAAGTTCAAGCATTGCAGCGCAGCTTATCAATCTTTATGTGATAAATTGGCTGTGAATTGA
- the LOC133723045 gene encoding uncharacterized protein LOC133723045, translating to MRKGILAMRGKIRESTKVKRYWPGKAPEWANDRDTCSSDEEGVTILYKSFPTRDDDPRLRRLAERRSVKRRTRRAEIVDTTEEEEEEEEEEDAETLEERRRRIKERLLRQREQEQQQEEFKTDDYSTEDESDEDYSEEEEEEDEIAGEVVTVKPVFLSKSTRDTIFERKRLEEAEEQALEARRRELEERKKETRRMVLEEIRKDEEIHKGLMNQDSENDDVDTDNDPEEDTKAAWKARERARLKKERAAREVVILKEIEKMNDQERREYWERKNPPSPPAPQPRKRKLKFMQRDHHRGAFFRSDSDDEDGVLGRDYSAPAGEDKMDKTRLPKVMQVKNFGRRGRAKWTHLVNEDTTDWNSPWMWNDRQRSRYNVKMAAMNAPIARPKGNKRLRFSVKEDEL from the exons ATGAGAAAAGGA ATTTTGGCGATGCGAGGCAAAATTAGGGAATCGACAAAAGTTAAAAGATACTGGCCTGGAAAAGCCCCAGAGTGGGCAAACGATCGTGATACCTGCTCCTCCGACGAAGAAGGGGTTACCATCTTGTACAAATCCTTCCCAACTCGTGATGATGATCCTAGACTACGACGTTTGGCCGAGAGGAGGAGTGTAAAGAGGCGCACCCGCCGTGCCGAGATTGTTGACACAActgaagaggaggaggaggaggaagaagaagaggacgcaGAGACTTtggaggaaagaagaagaaggattaAGGAGAGGTTGCTTCGTCAGAGGGAGCAGGAACAACAACAAGAGGAGTTTAAGACTGATGACTACTCCACGGAAGACGAATCCGATGAGGACTactcagaagaagaagaagaagaggatgagatTGCTGGTGAAGTAGTTACGGTGAAGCCTGTATTTTTGTCCAAGTCCACAAGAGACACGATATTTGAACGTAAGAGACTTGAGGAGGCCGAAGAGCAGGCCCTGGAAGCGAGGAGAAGGGAGCTggaggagaggaagaaagagaCAAGGAGAATGGTGCTTGAAGAGATTCGGAAAGACGAAGAGATTCATAAGGGTTTGATGAATCAGGATTCGGAAAATGATGATGTTGACACTGACAATGATCCTGAGGAGGATACTAAAGCAGCTTGGAAGGCAAGAGAGAGGGCCAGGctcaagaaggagagggcagcAAGGGAAGTAGTCATTTTGAAGGAGATAGAGAAGATGAATGATCAAGAGAGGAGGGAGTACTGGGAGAGGAAGAATCCTCCCTCACCTCCTGCGCCACAGCCCCGAAAGAGGAAGCTTAAGTTCATGCAGAGAGATCACCACAGGGGAGCTTTCTTCCGTTCGGactctgatgatgaagatggcGTTTTAGGAAGAGATTATTCTGCCCCAGCCGGAGAGGATAAGATGGATAAAACAAGACTGCCCAAGGTGATGCAGGTCAAGAATTTCGGGCGTAGGGGAAGGGCTAAATGGACTCATCTTGTCAATGAGGATACTACTGATTGGAACAGCCCGTGGATGTGGAATGATCGTCAAAGGTCAAGGTATAACGTGAAAATGGCAGCCATGAATGCACCAATAGCAAGACCAAAAGGAAACAAGAGATTGAGGTTCTCTGTGAAGGAAGATGAACTTTAA